A genomic segment from Gossypium hirsutum isolate 1008001.06 chromosome D04, Gossypium_hirsutum_v2.1, whole genome shotgun sequence encodes:
- the LOC107938084 gene encoding polyadenylate-binding protein-interacting protein 10 isoform X1: MAVAESAGAKIGSSGQNLENTVVSSDSNLVNDPDKSKTKTDSMNGAKTTKEDMFEQENPVAITKSNGDSNIPMQNGFNEKNQQQTVTKNGGLNGFSNVENGSNDEIFKNEMRDLVEILSKLNPMAEEFVPPSLANHHHHEKHDQNQNRDNRFPENGFGYTDNFVVQANSGNADGHTNRRKRNNYSQGKRRLNNRTSIAQREDAIRKTVYVSDIDLQVTEELLAGLFLSCGPVVDCRICGDTNSVLRFAFVEFYKEEDARAALNLSGTMLGYYPVRVLPSRTAIAPVNPTFLPRSEDEREMCTRTIYCTNIDKKITQADIKLFFESVCGEVKRLRLLGDYHHSTRIAFVEFKMAESAIAALNCSGAILGSLPIRVSPSKTPVRPRTLHPAMQ; this comes from the exons ATGGCGGTTGCTGAGAGTGCGGGGGCGAAAATCGGGTCATCGGGTCAAAATTTGGAAAATACTGTGGTATCGTCTGACTCCAATTTGGTAAACGATCCAGATAAATCAAAGACCAAGACTGATTCCATGAATGGTGCTAAGACTACTAAAGAAGACATGTTTGAACAAGAAAATCCTGTAGCAATCACTAAGAGCAATGGCGATAGCAACATACCGATGCAGAATGGGTTTAATGAAAAGAACCAGCAGCAGACGGTGACAAAGAATGGAGGGCTTAATGGGTTTAGCAATGTAGAAAATGGGAGTAATGACGAGATTTTCAAGAACGAGATGAGAGATTTGGTTGAGATTTTATCTAAGCTAAACCCCATGGCTGAGGAATTTGTACCGCCTTCCCTTgccaatcatcatcatcatgaaAAGCATGATCAAAACCAAAATCGAGATAATCGCTTTCCGGAAAATGGGTTTGGATATACTGACAATTTTGTAGTGCAGGCTAATTCTGGCAACGCTGATGGACATACTAATAGAAGG AAAAGGAATAACTATAGCCAAGGGAAGAGAAGGTTGAACAATAGAACGAGCATTGCACAGCGAGAGGATGCTATTAGGAAGACCGTTTATGTATCTGATATCGATCTGCAG GTTACCGAAGAGCTTCTTGCGGGTCTCTTTCTGAGTTGTGGACCG GTTGTTGATTGTCGTATATGCGGTGATACTAATTCTGTTCTCCGCTTTGCTTTTGTCGAGTTTTATAAAGAAG AGGATGCGAGAGCTGCTTTGAATTTGTCTGGAACCATGCTTGGTTATTATCCTGTAAGAGTGCTGCCTTCAAGGACTGCAATTGCACCAGTTAACCCAACTTTTCTACCGAGG TCTGAGGATGAGCGAGAAATGTGCACAAGGACCATTTACTGTACAAACATAGACAAGAAG ATTACTCAAGCTGACATCAAGCTCTTCTTTGAATCAGTTTGTGGAGAG GTTAAACGCTTGAGGCTATTGGGAGACTATCATCACTCAACTCGTATTGCCTTTGTTGAGTTCAAAATG GCTGAAAGTGCTATTGCAGCTCTCAACTGCAGTGGTGCAATTTTGGGATCACTGCCCATAAG GGTAAGCCCATCAAAGACACCTGTTCGGCCCCGTACTCTTCACCCTGCAATGCAGTGA
- the LOC107938084 gene encoding polyadenylate-binding protein-interacting protein 10 isoform X2, with protein sequence MAVAESAGAKIGSSGQNLENTVVSSDSNLVNDPDKSKTKTDSMNGAKTTKEDMFEQENPVAITKSNGDSNIPMQNGFNEKNQQQTVTKNGGLNGFSNVENGSNDEIFKNEMRDLVEILSKLNPMAEEFVPPSLANHHHHEKHDQNQNRDNRFPENGFGYTDNFVVQANSGNADGHTNRRKRNNYSQGKRRLNNRTSIAQREDAIRKTVYVSDIDLQVTEELLAGLFLSCGPVVDCRICGDTNSVLRFAFVEFYKEEDARAALNLSGTMLGYYPVRVLPSRTAIAPVNPTFLPRSEDEREMCTRTIYCTNIDKKITQADIKLFFESVCGEVKRLRLLGDYHHSTRIAFVEFKMKNVFCV encoded by the exons ATGGCGGTTGCTGAGAGTGCGGGGGCGAAAATCGGGTCATCGGGTCAAAATTTGGAAAATACTGTGGTATCGTCTGACTCCAATTTGGTAAACGATCCAGATAAATCAAAGACCAAGACTGATTCCATGAATGGTGCTAAGACTACTAAAGAAGACATGTTTGAACAAGAAAATCCTGTAGCAATCACTAAGAGCAATGGCGATAGCAACATACCGATGCAGAATGGGTTTAATGAAAAGAACCAGCAGCAGACGGTGACAAAGAATGGAGGGCTTAATGGGTTTAGCAATGTAGAAAATGGGAGTAATGACGAGATTTTCAAGAACGAGATGAGAGATTTGGTTGAGATTTTATCTAAGCTAAACCCCATGGCTGAGGAATTTGTACCGCCTTCCCTTgccaatcatcatcatcatgaaAAGCATGATCAAAACCAAAATCGAGATAATCGCTTTCCGGAAAATGGGTTTGGATATACTGACAATTTTGTAGTGCAGGCTAATTCTGGCAACGCTGATGGACATACTAATAGAAGG AAAAGGAATAACTATAGCCAAGGGAAGAGAAGGTTGAACAATAGAACGAGCATTGCACAGCGAGAGGATGCTATTAGGAAGACCGTTTATGTATCTGATATCGATCTGCAG GTTACCGAAGAGCTTCTTGCGGGTCTCTTTCTGAGTTGTGGACCG GTTGTTGATTGTCGTATATGCGGTGATACTAATTCTGTTCTCCGCTTTGCTTTTGTCGAGTTTTATAAAGAAG AGGATGCGAGAGCTGCTTTGAATTTGTCTGGAACCATGCTTGGTTATTATCCTGTAAGAGTGCTGCCTTCAAGGACTGCAATTGCACCAGTTAACCCAACTTTTCTACCGAGG TCTGAGGATGAGCGAGAAATGTGCACAAGGACCATTTACTGTACAAACATAGACAAGAAG ATTACTCAAGCTGACATCAAGCTCTTCTTTGAATCAGTTTGTGGAGAG GTTAAACGCTTGAGGCTATTGGGAGACTATCATCACTCAACTCGTATTGCCTTTGTTGAGTTCAAAATG AAAAATGTTTTCTGCGTTTAG